One Cupriavidus pauculus DNA segment encodes these proteins:
- a CDS encoding porin, with the protein MKISRIAVASFGLFATTAFAQSTVTLYGVADAGIEYLSNVPSASPGGSSQVRMTSGNMSTSRWGMRGVEDLGVCVSTRFDGCASTVIDGRLRHRPSPMLRAVGQR; encoded by the coding sequence ATGAAGATTAGTCGCATTGCCGTTGCATCGTTTGGTCTGTTCGCCACGACAGCCTTCGCTCAATCCACCGTGACGCTCTACGGTGTCGCCGATGCTGGTATCGAGTATCTGAGCAACGTCCCGTCTGCTTCGCCTGGTGGTTCAAGCCAGGTCCGCATGACCTCGGGCAATATGTCGACGTCGCGCTGGGGCATGCGTGGCGTTGAAGATCTCGGCGTGTGCGTGAGCACGAGATTCGATGGATGCGCGAGCACGGTAATTGATGGTCGGCTGCGGCACCGTCCATCACCAATGTTGCGTGCCGTCGGGCAACGCTGA
- the flgB gene encoding flagellar basal body rod protein FlgB translates to MDTPYIAKWARSEDSVHEQALRLRTRRFELLSANIANADTPNFKARDLDFSAELERVMGSGQNFAGMTMTSPRHIEASKSALEEDLMYRVPLQSSMDGNTVEMDVERVAFAENALRMRFSIQKTADEYKDMLKLYQDMRP, encoded by the coding sequence ATGGATACCCCATACATCGCAAAGTGGGCCCGTAGTGAAGACAGCGTTCACGAGCAGGCGCTGAGGCTTCGGACGCGGAGGTTCGAGCTGTTATCTGCAAACATCGCGAACGCGGACACACCGAATTTCAAGGCGCGTGATCTCGACTTCAGTGCCGAGTTGGAGCGGGTGATGGGGAGTGGGCAGAATTTCGCCGGCATGACGATGACCTCGCCGCGACATATCGAAGCGAGCAAGTCGGCGCTGGAGGAGGACCTTATGTATCGGGTACCGCTTCAGTCGAGCATGGACGGCAACACCGTCGAGATGGACGTCGAGCGCGTGGCGTTCGCGGAGAATGCGCTGCGTATGCGATTCTCCATTCAAAAGACCGCCGACGAGTACAAGGATATGCTCAAGCTTTACCAGGACATGCGGCCGTAG
- a CDS encoding double zinc ribbon domain-containing protein, with protein sequence MGFLERLLSGHGGGHHGKGMRRGHGGGHHGNGYGDSGNGYGNPPAPPQSYARHPCPTCGVVGVNGARFCQQCGSSLVPTPCTQCGTALAQDAKFCGSCGKAK encoded by the coding sequence ATGGGTTTCCTGGAACGACTCTTGAGCGGTCACGGCGGCGGCCACCATGGCAAGGGAATGCGGCGCGGTCACGGCGGAGGCCATCACGGCAATGGTTATGGTGATTCCGGCAACGGTTACGGCAATCCCCCTGCGCCGCCGCAGAGCTACGCCAGGCATCCCTGCCCAACCTGCGGTGTTGTGGGCGTCAATGGTGCACGCTTCTGCCAACAATGCGGTAGTTCGCTGGTTCCCACGCCGTGCACGCAATGCGGCACCGCCCTTGCGCAAGATGCCAAGTTCTGCGGCAGTTGCGGCAAAGCCAAGTAA
- a CDS encoding heavy metal translocating P-type ATPase, producing MTEKLRLDIPVLLPGIPDSSDPCVERLLAELRAKDGVDAAHLKSGSPGDDPQLCVHYDPAIISLSRIRELVTSTGAKLSSRFGHVVWNLKGITHARRARTVASQLRDFPGVIEAEVSAAGMARVEFDNERTSAAKIREALAQRGLAPTDSSARGDRSHAGHDHGEGAASHVHGEEKGHAGHEHGGMFGPNTELIFSVICGALLGVGFAIEKLVAYAPGWLPTSLFVVAYVFGGFYTVREAIENLRLKKFEIDTLMLVAAAGAASLGAWAEGALLLFLFSLGHGLEHYAMGRAKRAIEALAELTPATARVRRDGDVSEVPVEELRVGDVVVVRPNERLPVDGFLVSGTSSINQAPVTGESIPVDKQPVADVQAARTRPDGVEASSRVFAGTINGAGAIEVEVTRLSSESALAKVVKMVSEAEAQKSPSQRFTERFERIFVPAVLVLAVLLLFAGVVVDEPFSASFYRAMAVLVAASPCALAIATPSAVLSGVARAARGGVLIKGGAPLENLGSLKAIAFDKTGTLTEGRPRITDVFAADGVSEQDLLTVAVAVESLSDHPLAAAIARDGRKRLEGSPVPEATHLQSLTGRGVTATLGNETVWIGKPDMFGAEGMAPLSDAMTKAAQTLRSNGRTTMIVRQGDRDLGAIGLMDTPRASAQSALQALRGLGITRMIMISGDHQRAAEAVAKEVGIDEAWGDLMPEDKVEAIQKLRAEAKVAMVGDGVNDAPAMANATVGIAMGAAGSDVALETADVALMADDLKHLPFVVGLSRHTRAIILQNVYISLGVVAFLLPATILGLGIGPAVAMHEGSTLIVVFNALRLLAYRDKSR from the coding sequence ATGACCGAAAAGCTGCGCTTGGACATCCCTGTTTTACTTCCAGGCATCCCTGATTCCTCGGACCCCTGCGTCGAGCGGCTGCTTGCGGAACTGCGGGCCAAGGATGGCGTCGATGCGGCACATCTCAAGTCCGGCAGTCCGGGAGATGATCCCCAGCTCTGTGTGCATTACGATCCCGCGATCATTTCTCTTTCCCGTATCCGCGAACTGGTGACGAGCACTGGCGCGAAGCTTTCGTCTCGCTTTGGCCATGTTGTCTGGAATCTTAAGGGTATTACGCACGCGCGGCGGGCGAGGACGGTTGCAAGTCAGTTGCGTGATTTTCCGGGCGTCATCGAGGCAGAGGTCAGTGCGGCCGGCATGGCGCGCGTCGAATTCGACAACGAACGGACGTCGGCGGCGAAGATTCGGGAGGCGTTGGCACAACGGGGCCTTGCGCCGACGGACAGCAGCGCGCGGGGTGATCGTAGCCATGCCGGCCATGATCACGGCGAGGGTGCCGCGTCCCATGTTCATGGGGAGGAAAAGGGGCATGCCGGGCACGAGCACGGCGGAATGTTCGGGCCGAACACGGAACTGATTTTCTCCGTCATCTGTGGTGCCTTGCTCGGCGTTGGCTTCGCCATCGAGAAGCTGGTCGCCTATGCGCCTGGCTGGCTGCCGACCTCGCTCTTTGTTGTTGCCTACGTCTTTGGCGGCTTCTACACCGTACGCGAGGCAATCGAAAACCTTCGGTTGAAAAAGTTCGAGATCGATACGCTGATGCTAGTCGCCGCGGCGGGTGCGGCTTCGCTCGGCGCATGGGCTGAGGGCGCGCTACTGCTGTTCCTGTTCAGTCTCGGTCATGGACTCGAGCACTACGCGATGGGGCGGGCGAAGCGGGCCATCGAAGCCCTTGCCGAGCTCACGCCTGCTACGGCCAGGGTGCGCCGCGATGGCGATGTGAGCGAAGTACCGGTAGAGGAGTTGCGGGTCGGTGACGTGGTTGTTGTCCGACCAAATGAACGTTTGCCCGTCGATGGATTCTTGGTGAGTGGGACGTCCTCGATCAATCAGGCGCCAGTGACTGGCGAGAGCATTCCCGTCGACAAGCAGCCGGTGGCTGATGTGCAAGCGGCTAGAACGAGGCCGGACGGTGTAGAGGCCAGCTCACGCGTGTTCGCCGGAACCATCAACGGGGCTGGGGCCATCGAAGTAGAAGTGACGCGTCTTTCCAGTGAGAGCGCATTGGCGAAAGTCGTCAAGATGGTCAGCGAGGCCGAGGCGCAGAAATCGCCCAGCCAACGATTCACCGAGAGGTTCGAGCGGATTTTCGTCCCGGCTGTACTTGTGCTGGCGGTATTGTTGCTGTTTGCAGGTGTGGTCGTCGATGAGCCGTTCAGCGCTAGCTTCTACCGCGCCATGGCGGTGTTGGTGGCTGCTAGCCCGTGCGCGCTTGCCATTGCTACACCTAGCGCGGTCCTCTCCGGGGTGGCACGGGCGGCCCGTGGAGGGGTACTCATCAAAGGCGGGGCGCCGCTCGAGAATCTTGGCTCCCTCAAGGCGATCGCATTCGATAAGACTGGAACGCTCACCGAAGGGCGTCCTCGCATCACCGACGTGTTTGCTGCCGATGGCGTTTCCGAACAGGATTTGCTAACGGTGGCCGTGGCCGTGGAGTCTCTCAGTGACCACCCGCTGGCCGCCGCCATTGCGCGCGATGGCCGCAAGCGCCTGGAAGGAAGCCCCGTCCCGGAAGCGACGCATCTCCAAAGCCTGACCGGGCGCGGTGTCACGGCGACGTTGGGCAATGAAACCGTGTGGATCGGCAAGCCGGACATGTTCGGTGCCGAGGGCATGGCCCCGCTGAGTGACGCGATGACGAAGGCCGCCCAGACGCTGCGGAGCAATGGTCGCACGACGATGATCGTGAGGCAGGGGGACCGGGACCTTGGCGCTATTGGTCTGATGGATACACCACGCGCGTCGGCGCAATCCGCACTCCAGGCGCTGCGCGGTCTTGGTATTACGCGCATGATCATGATCTCCGGCGATCATCAGCGCGCGGCGGAGGCAGTCGCTAAGGAAGTGGGCATCGACGAAGCTTGGGGCGATCTGATGCCCGAGGACAAGGTCGAAGCGATTCAAAAACTGCGCGCGGAAGCCAAGGTGGCAATGGTAGGGGACGGCGTCAACGATGCGCCGGCGATGGCAAATGCCACCGTGGGTATTGCTATGGGCGCTGCAGGTTCCGACGTGGCACTGGAAACGGCCGACGTGGCACTGATGGCCGACGATCTCAAGCACCTGCCGTTTGTGGTCGGGCTGAGCCGCCACACGCGGGCCATCATCCTGCAGAACGTCTATATCAGTCTGGGTGTCGTGGCTTTCCTACTGCCAGCGACGATCCTTGGTCTCGGCATCGGTCCCGCCGTCGCGATGCATGAGGGTTCGACCCTCATCGTCGTATTCAATGCACTTCGGCTGCTTGCTTATCGCGACAAGTCCAGATGA
- a CDS encoding glycosyltransferase family 2 protein, with amino-acid sequence MNDPTLPTEKISVVVPLFNEEAVLPQFHFRLLRVMEGLGSDYEVIYVDDGSRDRSLELAHRLKADEARVGIVELSRNFGKEAALTAGLDVAGGDAVVIIDADLQDPPELIPALVDKWREGFDVVYATRTSRDGESFLKKFTAHWFYRLMGKLSDTEIPADTGDFRVMSRRAVAALGQLREQHRFMKGLYSWIGFRQTAVMYRRDARASGTTKFNYRKLLRFAVDGITAFSTVPLKFATSIGLLVAIPAFGMAAYIVGKTLLYGDPVHGYPSMMTVLLMLGGLQLVFLGILGEYVGRLFNEVKRRPVYLVASYAAPAGTEPSVSGVVQEPRQPARTPMAPAAIFHAPGRSQGEEPDLADGRHQASALTEKLASVR; translated from the coding sequence ATGAATGATCCCACCCTGCCGACCGAGAAGATTTCGGTCGTCGTGCCGCTCTTCAATGAAGAGGCCGTCCTGCCCCAGTTTCATTTCCGGCTCCTCCGCGTCATGGAGGGACTGGGTTCCGACTACGAAGTCATCTATGTCGACGATGGCAGCCGAGACCGATCGTTGGAACTGGCGCACCGTCTGAAGGCCGATGAAGCGCGCGTGGGCATTGTCGAACTTAGTCGCAACTTCGGCAAAGAGGCCGCACTGACCGCAGGCCTCGATGTGGCAGGCGGTGACGCCGTGGTGATCATCGATGCCGACCTGCAAGATCCGCCGGAGTTGATTCCCGCCTTGGTCGACAAATGGCGAGAGGGCTTCGACGTGGTCTATGCCACGCGTACCTCTCGGGACGGCGAGTCGTTCCTCAAGAAGTTCACCGCGCACTGGTTCTATCGACTGATGGGCAAACTCAGCGACACGGAGATCCCGGCCGACACCGGTGACTTCCGTGTCATGAGCCGGCGTGCTGTGGCTGCATTGGGGCAGCTTCGAGAGCAACACCGGTTCATGAAGGGGCTTTACTCCTGGATCGGATTCCGTCAGACCGCGGTCATGTATCGGCGCGACGCACGGGCATCGGGAACGACCAAGTTCAACTACCGTAAGCTCCTGCGCTTTGCGGTGGACGGCATTACCGCCTTTTCCACTGTCCCGCTCAAGTTCGCGACCTCCATTGGCCTGCTTGTCGCCATCCCTGCATTTGGCATGGCTGCTTACATCGTCGGCAAGACGCTGCTCTATGGCGACCCTGTACACGGCTATCCATCGATGATGACCGTCCTGCTGATGCTTGGCGGGCTGCAACTCGTCTTTCTCGGAATACTGGGGGAGTATGTCGGGCGGCTGTTTAATGAGGTCAAGCGACGCCCGGTGTATCTCGTTGCGAGCTATGCAGCGCCCGCAGGCACCGAGCCTAGCGTCAGCGGCGTAGTTCAGGAACCGCGGCAGCCAGCAAGGACCCCAATGGCGCCTGCAGCCATCTTCCACGCACCGGGTAGATCTCAGGGTGAAGAGCCGGATCTGGCGGACGGCCGGCACCAAGCCTCCGCTCTAACCGAGAAGCTGGCCTCGGTTCGTTAG
- a CDS encoding GtrA family protein: MTIPARFVRFLGAGATATALHYAALIALVSFGAPALPASAAGSVVGLLSHYFISSRWVFVRAHSERAAFVRFILVSVLAFLLNSILMWAGLAVGLHYLIAQIASTLLVMLVNYVLHANWTFMNGAMR; the protein is encoded by the coding sequence ATGACCATCCCGGCGCGTTTTGTACGATTTCTTGGCGCTGGCGCGACGGCTACTGCGTTGCACTATGCCGCGCTGATCGCGCTCGTCAGCTTTGGTGCGCCTGCGTTACCGGCGTCGGCAGCCGGTAGCGTCGTCGGACTGCTGAGCCACTATTTCATCAGCAGCCGATGGGTGTTCGTACGTGCTCACTCGGAGCGCGCCGCCTTCGTCCGGTTCATCCTGGTCTCGGTCCTGGCATTCCTGCTCAACTCAATTCTGATGTGGGCAGGACTGGCCGTCGGTCTGCATTACCTGATTGCCCAGATCGCCTCGACCCTTTTAGTCATGTTGGTCAACTACGTACTCCATGCAAACTGGACGTTCATGAATGGAGCGATGCGATGA
- a CDS encoding transposase translates to MKETSAVCHALLQTPAFFALLRRIDEDLMKVARDRGCCHCGSVLHSANYPRKPRGCPPAAHPDCNTRLSLCCAGCRKRMTPDSVRFLGRRVWLAIVLVLRSSRATGACLDGLPAISWATLKRWRQWWTETFPKTPVGRWLRGLIPPTPEPFIYPDCLLQSVEHDSEDERLAAVLLLLLGPA, encoded by the coding sequence ATGAAGGAGACCTCAGCAGTGTGCCATGCCTTGCTACAAACGCCAGCGTTTTTTGCCCTGTTGCGCCGGATCGACGAAGACTTGATGAAGGTGGCGCGAGACAGGGGCTGCTGCCATTGCGGCTCTGTGCTGCACAGTGCCAACTATCCGCGTAAGCCGCGCGGATGCCCACCGGCAGCACACCCGGACTGCAATACGCGCCTGAGCCTGTGCTGTGCCGGATGCCGCAAACGCATGACGCCCGATTCGGTGCGCTTTCTCGGCCGGCGTGTCTGGCTGGCCATTGTCCTGGTACTGCGATCGAGCCGTGCCACTGGCGCCTGCCTGGACGGCCTGCCGGCGATCAGTTGGGCCACGCTCAAGCGCTGGCGTCAGTGGTGGACCGAGACCTTCCCCAAGACCCCCGTCGGTCGGTGGCTGCGTGGCCTCATCCCGCCAACGCCCGAGCCGTTCATCTATCCCGACTGCCTGCTGCAATCGGTCGAGCACGACAGCGAAGACGAGCGTCTGGCCGCGGTGTTGCTTCTGCTGCTGGGCCCGGCCTGA
- a CDS encoding IS481 family transposase, with amino-acid sequence MSLSIDHRNRWARLRFSVIGPLLASPPAKGELQQAFQALAAKVWRHPITGADVQFGASSIERWYYRARHVQDPVDQLKNRLRDDCGHFVSLSPAIIEALVEQYRQHPGWTMQLHYDNLRVATKDGPDTLPSYTTVCRYLKAQGLVRKPTPRSSTDGAIAAAARREAREVRSYEVDHVAALWHLDFHHGSRKVLTPDGQWHKPLLLCIMDDHSRLVCHLQWFLDETTASLVHGVSQAIMKRGLPRAIMTDNGAAMMADEFVEGLASLGILHQTTLPYSPYQNAKQERFWGQLESRLMAMLEGESHLTLEQLNLATQAWVEQEYHHKEHAELEATPLQRYLSCADVSRPSPEALALRRAFRIRQHRRQRRTDGTFTLDGVRFEIPGAYRHLEQVCLSYARWDLSQVDLIDARIGAILAAVFPLDKSANADARRAHLTAKGASPANEEPAQAGTAPLLRQLLAEHAATGLPPAYLPPAPTKL; translated from the coding sequence ATGTCACTATCGATTGATCATCGCAACCGATGGGCGCGCTTGCGCTTCTCGGTCATTGGCCCTTTGCTGGCTTCGCCGCCTGCCAAAGGAGAATTGCAGCAAGCGTTCCAGGCACTGGCCGCCAAGGTCTGGCGGCACCCCATCACCGGCGCCGACGTTCAGTTCGGCGCGTCTTCCATCGAACGCTGGTATTACCGGGCCCGTCACGTCCAGGATCCGGTCGATCAACTCAAGAACCGACTGCGCGACGATTGCGGCCACTTCGTCAGTCTGAGCCCAGCCATCATCGAAGCGCTGGTCGAGCAGTACCGTCAGCACCCCGGCTGGACCATGCAGTTGCATTACGACAACCTGCGCGTCGCGACCAAGGATGGCCCGGACACGCTGCCGTCCTACACCACGGTGTGCCGGTATCTGAAGGCGCAGGGTCTGGTGCGCAAGCCAACCCCGCGCTCGAGCACGGATGGGGCCATCGCTGCTGCGGCTCGCCGCGAGGCACGCGAGGTGCGTAGCTACGAGGTCGACCACGTGGCCGCGCTCTGGCACCTGGACTTCCACCATGGTTCGCGCAAGGTGCTCACCCCCGATGGGCAGTGGCACAAGCCGCTGCTGCTCTGCATTATGGACGACCATTCGCGGCTGGTCTGCCACCTGCAGTGGTTCCTCGACGAGACCACTGCCTCGCTGGTGCACGGCGTCTCGCAGGCGATCATGAAGCGAGGGCTGCCGCGGGCCATCATGACCGATAACGGCGCAGCCATGATGGCCGACGAGTTCGTCGAGGGGCTGGCCAGTCTGGGCATCCTGCACCAGACTACCTTGCCCTACAGCCCATACCAGAATGCCAAGCAGGAACGCTTCTGGGGACAGCTCGAGTCCCGGCTGATGGCCATGCTCGAAGGTGAGTCGCACCTCACCCTGGAGCAATTGAACCTCGCCACGCAGGCCTGGGTCGAGCAGGAATACCACCACAAGGAACACGCCGAACTCGAGGCGACGCCTCTGCAGCGCTACCTGTCCTGTGCCGACGTCTCGCGCCCCAGTCCCGAGGCGCTGGCCTTGCGCCGGGCCTTCCGTATCCGCCAGCATCGCCGCCAGCGCAGAACCGACGGCACCTTCACGTTGGACGGCGTGCGCTTCGAGATCCCCGGCGCTTACCGCCACCTCGAGCAAGTCTGCCTGAGCTACGCGCGCTGGGATCTCTCCCAAGTCGACCTGATCGATGCGCGCATCGGCGCGATCCTGGCCGCCGTGTTCCCGCTGGACAAGTCTGCCAATGCCGACGCACGGCGCGCGCATCTCACGGCCAAGGGTGCCTCGCCTGCTAACGAGGAACCCGCGCAGGCTGGCACTGCGCCGCTGCTGCGTCAGTTGCTCGCCGAACACGCCGCCACCGGCCTGCCGCCGGCCTATCTCCCACCCGCACCCACCAAGCTATGA
- a CDS encoding ExeA family protein, producing the protein MNQPNLLALYGLKFNPFAQDIPVEAVFVPPKLDHFCWRIENGMAREGGFAMVHGDPGCGKSVTLRLLHQRLMRVPDLMVGSIAHPQSNLADFYRELSDIFTVPLKPHNRWGGFKALRERWLTHMEASRRRCVLLIDEAQEMAVPALSELRLLAQARFDSQLLLCVVLAGDARLPEKFSREDLIPLGSRIRCRLALESASIDELQACLDHLLAAAGNATLMTMPLRQTLCEHAAGNYRILMNLAGELLAQAAQRELPQIDEKLYLETYSATLNRRARR; encoded by the coding sequence ATGAATCAACCCAACCTGCTGGCCTTGTACGGTCTGAAGTTCAACCCCTTCGCCCAGGACATCCCCGTCGAGGCCGTGTTCGTGCCACCCAAGCTCGATCACTTCTGCTGGCGCATTGAGAACGGTATGGCCCGCGAAGGCGGCTTCGCCATGGTGCATGGCGACCCCGGTTGCGGCAAGAGCGTCACGCTGCGCCTGCTCCATCAGCGCCTCATGCGCGTCCCCGATCTGATGGTCGGCTCGATCGCTCACCCACAGAGCAATCTGGCGGACTTCTATCGCGAGCTCAGCGACATCTTTACCGTACCGCTCAAGCCCCACAATCGCTGGGGCGGCTTCAAGGCGCTGCGCGAGCGCTGGCTCACCCACATGGAGGCCAGCCGCCGCCGCTGCGTGCTGCTCATCGATGAAGCCCAGGAGATGGCGGTGCCAGCCCTCTCGGAACTGCGCCTGCTCGCACAGGCACGCTTCGACTCGCAATTGCTGCTGTGCGTGGTGCTTGCCGGCGACGCTCGCCTGCCGGAGAAGTTCAGCCGCGAGGACCTGATCCCGCTGGGCAGCCGCATCCGCTGCCGTCTGGCGCTGGAGAGTGCGAGCATCGACGAGCTGCAGGCCTGCCTGGACCACTTGCTGGCCGCCGCCGGCAACGCCACCCTGATGACCATGCCATTGCGCCAGACCCTGTGTGAGCACGCCGCCGGCAATTACCGCATCCTGATGAACCTGGCGGGCGAGCTTCTGGCCCAGGCCGCGCAGCGGGAGCTACCGCAGATCGACGAGAAGCTCTATCTGGAAACCTACAGCGCAACCCTGAACCGCCGCGCCAGGCGGTGA
- a CDS encoding MgtC/SapB family protein yields MEAVTNINLESLLATCISLAAAFVLGTVIGFERQYRQRTAGLRTNVLVAVGAAIFVDMANRLAGHDGAVRVVAYVVSGIGFLGAGVIMREEGNVRGLNTAATLWGSAAVGASAGAGLILEAALACLFVLAANTLLRPVVNRINRQPIDTHAVEVTNTVYVIAPRQRQREAMRLLEAALEASEHHTRDLVVHAFGVHDVEIEAVLMATSVDGDELDRIVAQLASSDAINQAFWSPSTTE; encoded by the coding sequence ATGGAAGCTGTTACCAATATCAATCTGGAATCATTGCTCGCCACCTGCATCAGCCTGGCCGCGGCATTTGTCCTGGGCACAGTAATAGGCTTCGAGCGGCAATATCGCCAGCGCACGGCGGGCTTGCGTACCAACGTACTGGTTGCCGTCGGCGCGGCCATTTTTGTGGATATGGCGAACCGACTGGCGGGCCACGATGGGGCTGTGCGGGTAGTCGCCTATGTGGTTTCGGGAATCGGCTTTCTCGGCGCCGGCGTCATCATGCGGGAGGAAGGGAACGTGCGCGGGCTCAATACCGCGGCAACCCTGTGGGGATCAGCCGCTGTTGGCGCGAGCGCGGGTGCGGGGTTGATTCTGGAGGCTGCGCTTGCTTGCCTGTTCGTTCTTGCGGCGAACACGCTGCTGAGGCCAGTGGTCAATCGAATCAACCGTCAGCCTATTGATACCCACGCTGTCGAGGTCACTAATACGGTCTACGTCATCGCCCCGCGGCAACGTCAGAGGGAGGCGATGCGCTTGCTTGAGGCGGCCCTTGAAGCTAGCGAGCACCACACTCGCGATCTGGTTGTGCACGCTTTTGGCGTACACGACGTCGAAATCGAGGCGGTGCTGATGGCAACTTCCGTGGATGGCGACGAACTTGATCGCATTGTCGCGCAATTGGCCAGTTCAGACGCCATCAATCAGGCCTTTTGGAGCCCGAGTACGACAGAGTGA
- a CDS encoding TolC family protein encodes MNQRENFAMENRIVFGSYALFLTALLCNPTLSRAAAGYLPAPGAVEAALNAAPSVSAAIARQDSANARAVGIRAGTAEFVVRATGQNRNVTNPSANFAEGQVAIERPLRLWGKADADAAIADAAIDAGALAAADARHQASRQMLALWFNVIRAREATEATNRNVELAAELVSSTRKRARAQDASRMDLEIIEAELARAEAAAAGARSAQSAAEADLHARYPLLGMPGGLPVETALPASTLLGDDARARYIGSSYAVRLALAEEAMAQRVAHRTDLERKPDPTVGAFVTVERGGTERIAGISISMPLGSSYRRASAVAAAADAGSAAQRRYGAEQAAGADYDVLAKSFSGLNAAAKAQFSALQLDLSAAARSQKAYAAGEIGVAQLLVVRRSLAETTLAARTAVVSALEAEEKLKLELQLDSVFR; translated from the coding sequence ATGAACCAGCGCGAGAACTTTGCAATGGAAAATCGAATTGTATTTGGCAGCTACGCGCTGTTCCTGACAGCCCTACTCTGCAACCCCACCCTTTCACGGGCGGCTGCGGGATACTTGCCCGCACCCGGTGCGGTCGAAGCCGCGCTGAATGCAGCCCCGTCCGTCTCGGCGGCGATCGCTCGGCAAGATAGCGCCAACGCCCGAGCCGTCGGCATCCGTGCCGGAACGGCGGAGTTTGTCGTACGTGCTACGGGGCAGAACCGGAATGTGACCAATCCTTCTGCAAACTTCGCAGAAGGCCAGGTTGCAATCGAGCGTCCGCTACGTCTTTGGGGGAAAGCGGATGCCGATGCCGCGATTGCGGACGCAGCCATCGATGCCGGTGCGCTAGCAGCGGCAGATGCCCGGCACCAGGCGTCCCGACAAATGCTGGCGCTTTGGTTCAATGTCATACGCGCACGCGAAGCCACTGAGGCAACGAATCGAAACGTCGAATTGGCCGCAGAACTGGTCTCCTCGACGAGAAAGCGTGCTCGTGCACAAGATGCGTCTCGAATGGATCTTGAGATTATCGAAGCAGAGCTTGCCCGTGCGGAAGCGGCGGCAGCAGGTGCGCGTTCTGCGCAATCTGCCGCCGAGGCAGACCTGCACGCCCGCTATCCACTGCTAGGTATGCCGGGAGGGCTGCCCGTCGAAACGGCCCTGCCAGCATCGACACTGCTTGGTGACGATGCCCGAGCCCGCTACATAGGCTCAAGCTATGCAGTGCGCCTCGCCCTGGCGGAAGAGGCGATGGCCCAACGTGTCGCTCATCGGACCGACCTCGAGCGCAAGCCAGATCCGACGGTCGGCGCCTTCGTGACCGTTGAGCGCGGCGGTACAGAGAGAATTGCCGGCATTTCGATTTCGATGCCCTTGGGTTCATCGTATCGGCGCGCGTCTGCGGTAGCTGCTGCAGCGGACGCAGGGAGTGCCGCGCAACGACGCTATGGCGCGGAGCAGGCTGCAGGAGCCGACTACGATGTTCTGGCGAAGTCCTTTAGTGGACTTAATGCTGCGGCAAAAGCTCAGTTTTCGGCTTTGCAATTGGATCTTAGCGCCGCGGCAAGGAGTCAGAAGGCCTACGCCGCTGGCGAGATCGGCGTCGCCCAACTGCTTGTGGTTCGGCGAAGCCTTGCCGAAACCACCCTCGCTGCCCGAACCGCGGTGGTCAGCGCCTTGGAAGCAGAAGAAAAGCTGAAGCTCGAATTGCAGCTTGATTCGGTCTTCAGGTAA